In one Bradysia coprophila strain Holo2 unplaced genomic scaffold, BU_Bcop_v1 contig_415, whole genome shotgun sequence genomic region, the following are encoded:
- the LOC119082271 gene encoding zinc finger protein 184 isoform X5 encodes MEDLTKTIMFTTNTLQNGTPTTIQYQTSDGTLKPKIEGQKGQEFPTFCYTTNVNKIQMLTPTSQGHTSTVNLAQLTDDNKTCYIAQPFGYANYALVNQMQMGGAGTVGTVAGIATVDSNGRIQVVNKPITNTISNISFKCDVCGLMFSHLTLLNHHKRIHTQDGSDTNNEQITVVTQSQNIVQAQNIVNENGQSLGQIQIVATEQLEPATTQALQQAAEQQQQQQQQQQHQQQQQQQQQQQQQQHHQQQQPQSITITTTKVTDKLTKCITCGASIPASTKRKGPKLIRCENCINNDNATHIQARQTATQIFVAPDGDVKFEMSEIPSAQSDSMDSIGSQHNIMPVTNTSSGSSNSKQQQNQSGHILPGYYPVKKRNLAAVTKCNKCNGSGVIYIGGQKPAKAGQQEQQKPFHCNICGGSFSRYSSLWSHKKLHSGEKNYKCSICGLAFAKAVYLKNHSRIHTGEKPYKCATCGMQFSQSPHLKNHERTHSGEKPYVCEVCDKGFARHATLWNHRRIHTGEKPYKCDICGSAFSQAAHLKNHAKVHSGEKPFKCDICSAAFADRFALKRHRQIHEKYGQTAPRQPAQVPMEVQIVHKQELPEIEDEDEENVNEVIISGL; translated from the exons ATGGAGGACCTAACAAAGACGATAATGTTTACGACAAATACGCTGCAAAATGGTACACCGACAACGATCCAATATCAAACCAGCGATGGTACACTGAAACCGAAAATCGAAGGACAGAAAGGCCAAGAGTTCCCGACTTTTTGCTACACaacaaatgtaaataaaattcaaatgttaacGCCAACGTCTCAG GGACACACAAGTACCGTTAATCTGGCACAATTAACCGATGATAACAAGACGTGTTATATCGCACAACCATTCGGATATGCCAATTATGCACTGGTGAATCAGATGCAAATGGGTGGTGCTGGTACCGTTGGTACAGTTGCCGGAATTGCTACAGTCGACAGCAATGGTCGTATTCAAGTGGTTAATAAACCCATTACCAACACTATTTCGAACATCAGTTTCAAGTGCGATGTGTGTGGCCTAATGTTTTCGCATTTAACACTGCTGAACCATCACAAACGGATTCACACACAGGACGGCAGTGACACAAACAATGAACAGATTACCGTTGTTACACAGTCGCAAAACATTGTGCAAGCGCAGAATATTGTGAATGAAAACGGTCAAAGCTTAggacaaattcaaattgtcgCTACGGAGCAGTTAGAGCCAGCAACGACACAAGCCTTACAGCAAGCTGCcgaacaacagcaacaacaacaa caacaacaacaacatcaacaacaacagcagcagcaacagcagcagcagcaacaacaacaccatcaacaacaacaacctcAATCAATCACAATAACCACAACTAAAGTCACGGACAAATTGACCAAATGTATCACATGTGGTGCATCAATACCGGCCAGTACGAAGCGGAAAGGTCCCAAATTAATCCGTTGCGAGAATTGTATAAACAATGACAATGCCACGCACATCCAAGCTCGCCAAACGGCAACACAAATCTTTGTGGCACCCGACGGCGACGTCAAATTCGAGATGAGTGAAATACCCAGCGCCCAAAGTGATTCAATGGATTCGATCGGTTCGCAGCACAACATTATGCCGGTAACAAACACATCCAGCGGATCGTCGAATTCAAAACAACAGCAAAACCAAAGCGGTCACATATTGCCTGGTTACTATCCGGTGAAAAAGCGCAATTTAGCCGCAGTAACGAAATGCAATAAGTGCAACGGGTCAGGTGTGATATATATTGGTGGTCAGAAGCCGGCAAAAGCCGGTCAACAGGAACAACAGAAACCGTTCCATTGTAACATTTGCGGCGGTTCGTTTTCGCGATATTCGAGTTTGTGGTCGCACAAGAAATTGCACAGCGG CGAGAAAAACTACAAATGTTCCATCTGCGGTCTGGCATTCGCAAAAGCTGTCTATTTAAAGAATCACTCCCGCATCCATACCGGAGAAAAGCCGTACAA ATGTGCCACGTGTGGTATGCAGTTCTCCCAGTCACCGCATTTGAAAAATCACGAGCGTACACACAGCGGTGAAAAGCCGTACGTGTGCGAGGTGTGTGATAAAGGATTTGCCCGCCATGCAACTCTGTGGAATCATCGCAG GATTCACACCGGAGAGAAGCCGTACAAATGTGACATATGTGGATCGGCATTCAGTCAGGCAGCCCATTTAAAGAATCATGCAAAGGTCCATTCCGGAGAGAAG CCATTTAAATGTGATATTTGTTCCGCTGCATTCGCGGATCGTTTTGCATTGAAGAGACATCGacaaattcacgaaaaatatG GACAAACCGCACCCCGTCAACCGGCCCAAGTACCGATGGAGGTACAAATCGTTCACAAGCAAGAACTGCCGGAAATCGAGGATGAAGATGAGGAAAATGTGAACGAAGTGATTATATCAGGATTGTAG
- the LOC119082271 gene encoding zinc finger protein 45 isoform X2, translating into MEDLTKTIMFTTNTLQNGTPTTIQYQTSDGTLKPKIEGQKGQEFPTFCYTTNGHTSTVNLAQLTDDNKTCYIAQPFGYANYALVNQMQMGGAGTVGTVAGIATVDSNGRIQVVNKPITNTISNISFKCDVCGLMFSHLTLLNHHKRIHTQDGSDTNNEQITVVTQSQNIVQAQNIVNENGQSLGQIQIVATEQLEPATTQALQQAAEQQQQQQVQQIIQQQQQQQQQQQQQQQQQQQHQQQQQQQQQQQQQQHHQQQQPQSITITTTKVTDKLTKCITCGASIPASTKRKGPKLIRCENCINNDNATHIQARQTATQIFVAPDGDVKFEMSEIPSAQSDSMDSIGSQHNIMPVTNTSSGSSNSKQQQNQSGHILPGYYPVKKRNLAAVTKCNKCNGSGVIYIGGQKPAKAGQQEQQKPFHCNICGGSFSRYSSLWSHKKLHSGEKNYKCSICGLAFAKAVYLKNHSRIHTGEKPYKCATCGMQFSQSPHLKNHERTHSGEKPYVCEVCDKGFARHATLWNHRRIHTGEKPYKCDICGSAFSQAAHLKNHAKVHSGEKPFKCDICSAAFADRFALKRHRQIHEKYGQTAPRQPAQVPMEVQIVHKQELPEIEDEDEENVNEVIISGL; encoded by the exons ATGGAGGACCTAACAAAGACGATAATGTTTACGACAAATACGCTGCAAAATGGTACACCGACAACGATCCAATATCAAACCAGCGATGGTACACTGAAACCGAAAATCGAAGGACAGAAAGGCCAAGAGTTCCCGACTTTTTGCTACACaacaaat GGACACACAAGTACCGTTAATCTGGCACAATTAACCGATGATAACAAGACGTGTTATATCGCACAACCATTCGGATATGCCAATTATGCACTGGTGAATCAGATGCAAATGGGTGGTGCTGGTACCGTTGGTACAGTTGCCGGAATTGCTACAGTCGACAGCAATGGTCGTATTCAAGTGGTTAATAAACCCATTACCAACACTATTTCGAACATCAGTTTCAAGTGCGATGTGTGTGGCCTAATGTTTTCGCATTTAACACTGCTGAACCATCACAAACGGATTCACACACAGGACGGCAGTGACACAAACAATGAACAGATTACCGTTGTTACACAGTCGCAAAACATTGTGCAAGCGCAGAATATTGTGAATGAAAACGGTCAAAGCTTAggacaaattcaaattgtcgCTACGGAGCAGTTAGAGCCAGCAACGACACAAGCCTTACAGCAAGCTGCcgaacaacagcaacaacaacaagttcaacaaattattcaacaacaacaacagcagcagcagcagcagcagcaacaacaacaa caacaacaacaacatcaacaacaacagcagcagcaacagcagcagcagcaacaacaacaccatcaacaacaacaacctcAATCAATCACAATAACCACAACTAAAGTCACGGACAAATTGACCAAATGTATCACATGTGGTGCATCAATACCGGCCAGTACGAAGCGGAAAGGTCCCAAATTAATCCGTTGCGAGAATTGTATAAACAATGACAATGCCACGCACATCCAAGCTCGCCAAACGGCAACACAAATCTTTGTGGCACCCGACGGCGACGTCAAATTCGAGATGAGTGAAATACCCAGCGCCCAAAGTGATTCAATGGATTCGATCGGTTCGCAGCACAACATTATGCCGGTAACAAACACATCCAGCGGATCGTCGAATTCAAAACAACAGCAAAACCAAAGCGGTCACATATTGCCTGGTTACTATCCGGTGAAAAAGCGCAATTTAGCCGCAGTAACGAAATGCAATAAGTGCAACGGGTCAGGTGTGATATATATTGGTGGTCAGAAGCCGGCAAAAGCCGGTCAACAGGAACAACAGAAACCGTTCCATTGTAACATTTGCGGCGGTTCGTTTTCGCGATATTCGAGTTTGTGGTCGCACAAGAAATTGCACAGCGG CGAGAAAAACTACAAATGTTCCATCTGCGGTCTGGCATTCGCAAAAGCTGTCTATTTAAAGAATCACTCCCGCATCCATACCGGAGAAAAGCCGTACAA ATGTGCCACGTGTGGTATGCAGTTCTCCCAGTCACCGCATTTGAAAAATCACGAGCGTACACACAGCGGTGAAAAGCCGTACGTGTGCGAGGTGTGTGATAAAGGATTTGCCCGCCATGCAACTCTGTGGAATCATCGCAG GATTCACACCGGAGAGAAGCCGTACAAATGTGACATATGTGGATCGGCATTCAGTCAGGCAGCCCATTTAAAGAATCATGCAAAGGTCCATTCCGGAGAGAAG CCATTTAAATGTGATATTTGTTCCGCTGCATTCGCGGATCGTTTTGCATTGAAGAGACATCGacaaattcacgaaaaatatG GACAAACCGCACCCCGTCAACCGGCCCAAGTACCGATGGAGGTACAAATCGTTCACAAGCAAGAACTGCCGGAAATCGAGGATGAAGATGAGGAAAATGTGAACGAAGTGATTATATCAGGATTGTAG
- the LOC119082271 gene encoding zinc finger protein 45 isoform X1, whose product MEDLTKTIMFTTNTLQNGTPTTIQYQTSDGTLKPKIEGQKGQEFPTFCYTTNVNKIQMLTPTSQGHTSTVNLAQLTDDNKTCYIAQPFGYANYALVNQMQMGGAGTVGTVAGIATVDSNGRIQVVNKPITNTISNISFKCDVCGLMFSHLTLLNHHKRIHTQDGSDTNNEQITVVTQSQNIVQAQNIVNENGQSLGQIQIVATEQLEPATTQALQQAAEQQQQQQVQQIIQQQQQQQQQQQQQQQQQQQHQQQQQQQQQQQQQQHHQQQQPQSITITTTKVTDKLTKCITCGASIPASTKRKGPKLIRCENCINNDNATHIQARQTATQIFVAPDGDVKFEMSEIPSAQSDSMDSIGSQHNIMPVTNTSSGSSNSKQQQNQSGHILPGYYPVKKRNLAAVTKCNKCNGSGVIYIGGQKPAKAGQQEQQKPFHCNICGGSFSRYSSLWSHKKLHSGEKNYKCSICGLAFAKAVYLKNHSRIHTGEKPYKCATCGMQFSQSPHLKNHERTHSGEKPYVCEVCDKGFARHATLWNHRRIHTGEKPYKCDICGSAFSQAAHLKNHAKVHSGEKPFKCDICSAAFADRFALKRHRQIHEKYGQTAPRQPAQVPMEVQIVHKQELPEIEDEDEENVNEVIISGL is encoded by the exons ATGGAGGACCTAACAAAGACGATAATGTTTACGACAAATACGCTGCAAAATGGTACACCGACAACGATCCAATATCAAACCAGCGATGGTACACTGAAACCGAAAATCGAAGGACAGAAAGGCCAAGAGTTCCCGACTTTTTGCTACACaacaaatgtaaataaaattcaaatgttaacGCCAACGTCTCAG GGACACACAAGTACCGTTAATCTGGCACAATTAACCGATGATAACAAGACGTGTTATATCGCACAACCATTCGGATATGCCAATTATGCACTGGTGAATCAGATGCAAATGGGTGGTGCTGGTACCGTTGGTACAGTTGCCGGAATTGCTACAGTCGACAGCAATGGTCGTATTCAAGTGGTTAATAAACCCATTACCAACACTATTTCGAACATCAGTTTCAAGTGCGATGTGTGTGGCCTAATGTTTTCGCATTTAACACTGCTGAACCATCACAAACGGATTCACACACAGGACGGCAGTGACACAAACAATGAACAGATTACCGTTGTTACACAGTCGCAAAACATTGTGCAAGCGCAGAATATTGTGAATGAAAACGGTCAAAGCTTAggacaaattcaaattgtcgCTACGGAGCAGTTAGAGCCAGCAACGACACAAGCCTTACAGCAAGCTGCcgaacaacagcaacaacaacaagttcaacaaattattcaacaacaacaacagcagcagcagcagcagcagcaacaacaacaa caacaacaacaacatcaacaacaacagcagcagcaacagcagcagcagcaacaacaacaccatcaacaacaacaacctcAATCAATCACAATAACCACAACTAAAGTCACGGACAAATTGACCAAATGTATCACATGTGGTGCATCAATACCGGCCAGTACGAAGCGGAAAGGTCCCAAATTAATCCGTTGCGAGAATTGTATAAACAATGACAATGCCACGCACATCCAAGCTCGCCAAACGGCAACACAAATCTTTGTGGCACCCGACGGCGACGTCAAATTCGAGATGAGTGAAATACCCAGCGCCCAAAGTGATTCAATGGATTCGATCGGTTCGCAGCACAACATTATGCCGGTAACAAACACATCCAGCGGATCGTCGAATTCAAAACAACAGCAAAACCAAAGCGGTCACATATTGCCTGGTTACTATCCGGTGAAAAAGCGCAATTTAGCCGCAGTAACGAAATGCAATAAGTGCAACGGGTCAGGTGTGATATATATTGGTGGTCAGAAGCCGGCAAAAGCCGGTCAACAGGAACAACAGAAACCGTTCCATTGTAACATTTGCGGCGGTTCGTTTTCGCGATATTCGAGTTTGTGGTCGCACAAGAAATTGCACAGCGG CGAGAAAAACTACAAATGTTCCATCTGCGGTCTGGCATTCGCAAAAGCTGTCTATTTAAAGAATCACTCCCGCATCCATACCGGAGAAAAGCCGTACAA ATGTGCCACGTGTGGTATGCAGTTCTCCCAGTCACCGCATTTGAAAAATCACGAGCGTACACACAGCGGTGAAAAGCCGTACGTGTGCGAGGTGTGTGATAAAGGATTTGCCCGCCATGCAACTCTGTGGAATCATCGCAG GATTCACACCGGAGAGAAGCCGTACAAATGTGACATATGTGGATCGGCATTCAGTCAGGCAGCCCATTTAAAGAATCATGCAAAGGTCCATTCCGGAGAGAAG CCATTTAAATGTGATATTTGTTCCGCTGCATTCGCGGATCGTTTTGCATTGAAGAGACATCGacaaattcacgaaaaatatG GACAAACCGCACCCCGTCAACCGGCCCAAGTACCGATGGAGGTACAAATCGTTCACAAGCAAGAACTGCCGGAAATCGAGGATGAAGATGAGGAAAATGTGAACGAAGTGATTATATCAGGATTGTAG
- the LOC119082271 gene encoding zinc finger protein 2 isoform X3, protein MEDLTKTIMFTTNTLQNGTPTTIQYQTSDGTLKPKIEGQKGQEFPTFCYTTNVNKIQMLTPTSQGHTSTVNLAQLTDDNKTCYIAQPFGYANYALVNQMQMGGAGTVGTVAGIATVDSNGRIQVVNKPITNTISNISFKCDVCGLMFSHLTLLNHHKRIHTQDGSDTNNEQITVVTQSQNIVQAQNIVNENGQSLGQIQIVATEQLEPATTQALQQAAEQQQQQQQQQQQQQQQHQQQQQQQQQQQQQQHHQQQQPQSITITTTKVTDKLTKCITCGASIPASTKRKGPKLIRCENCINNDNATHIQARQTATQIFVAPDGDVKFEMSEIPSAQSDSMDSIGSQHNIMPVTNTSSGSSNSKQQQNQSGHILPGYYPVKKRNLAAVTKCNKCNGSGVIYIGGQKPAKAGQQEQQKPFHCNICGGSFSRYSSLWSHKKLHSGEKNYKCSICGLAFAKAVYLKNHSRIHTGEKPYKCATCGMQFSQSPHLKNHERTHSGEKPYVCEVCDKGFARHATLWNHRRIHTGEKPYKCDICGSAFSQAAHLKNHAKVHSGEKPFKCDICSAAFADRFALKRHRQIHEKYGQTAPRQPAQVPMEVQIVHKQELPEIEDEDEENVNEVIISGL, encoded by the exons ATGGAGGACCTAACAAAGACGATAATGTTTACGACAAATACGCTGCAAAATGGTACACCGACAACGATCCAATATCAAACCAGCGATGGTACACTGAAACCGAAAATCGAAGGACAGAAAGGCCAAGAGTTCCCGACTTTTTGCTACACaacaaatgtaaataaaattcaaatgttaacGCCAACGTCTCAG GGACACACAAGTACCGTTAATCTGGCACAATTAACCGATGATAACAAGACGTGTTATATCGCACAACCATTCGGATATGCCAATTATGCACTGGTGAATCAGATGCAAATGGGTGGTGCTGGTACCGTTGGTACAGTTGCCGGAATTGCTACAGTCGACAGCAATGGTCGTATTCAAGTGGTTAATAAACCCATTACCAACACTATTTCGAACATCAGTTTCAAGTGCGATGTGTGTGGCCTAATGTTTTCGCATTTAACACTGCTGAACCATCACAAACGGATTCACACACAGGACGGCAGTGACACAAACAATGAACAGATTACCGTTGTTACACAGTCGCAAAACATTGTGCAAGCGCAGAATATTGTGAATGAAAACGGTCAAAGCTTAggacaaattcaaattgtcgCTACGGAGCAGTTAGAGCCAGCAACGACACAAGCCTTACAGCAAGCTGCcgaacaacagcaacaacaacaa cagcaacaacaacaa caacaacaacaacatcaacaacaacagcagcagcaacagcagcagcagcaacaacaacaccatcaacaacaacaacctcAATCAATCACAATAACCACAACTAAAGTCACGGACAAATTGACCAAATGTATCACATGTGGTGCATCAATACCGGCCAGTACGAAGCGGAAAGGTCCCAAATTAATCCGTTGCGAGAATTGTATAAACAATGACAATGCCACGCACATCCAAGCTCGCCAAACGGCAACACAAATCTTTGTGGCACCCGACGGCGACGTCAAATTCGAGATGAGTGAAATACCCAGCGCCCAAAGTGATTCAATGGATTCGATCGGTTCGCAGCACAACATTATGCCGGTAACAAACACATCCAGCGGATCGTCGAATTCAAAACAACAGCAAAACCAAAGCGGTCACATATTGCCTGGTTACTATCCGGTGAAAAAGCGCAATTTAGCCGCAGTAACGAAATGCAATAAGTGCAACGGGTCAGGTGTGATATATATTGGTGGTCAGAAGCCGGCAAAAGCCGGTCAACAGGAACAACAGAAACCGTTCCATTGTAACATTTGCGGCGGTTCGTTTTCGCGATATTCGAGTTTGTGGTCGCACAAGAAATTGCACAGCGG CGAGAAAAACTACAAATGTTCCATCTGCGGTCTGGCATTCGCAAAAGCTGTCTATTTAAAGAATCACTCCCGCATCCATACCGGAGAAAAGCCGTACAA ATGTGCCACGTGTGGTATGCAGTTCTCCCAGTCACCGCATTTGAAAAATCACGAGCGTACACACAGCGGTGAAAAGCCGTACGTGTGCGAGGTGTGTGATAAAGGATTTGCCCGCCATGCAACTCTGTGGAATCATCGCAG GATTCACACCGGAGAGAAGCCGTACAAATGTGACATATGTGGATCGGCATTCAGTCAGGCAGCCCATTTAAAGAATCATGCAAAGGTCCATTCCGGAGAGAAG CCATTTAAATGTGATATTTGTTCCGCTGCATTCGCGGATCGTTTTGCATTGAAGAGACATCGacaaattcacgaaaaatatG GACAAACCGCACCCCGTCAACCGGCCCAAGTACCGATGGAGGTACAAATCGTTCACAAGCAAGAACTGCCGGAAATCGAGGATGAAGATGAGGAAAATGTGAACGAAGTGATTATATCAGGATTGTAG
- the LOC119082271 gene encoding zinc finger protein 184 isoform X4: MEDLTKTIMFTTNTLQNGTPTTIQYQTSDGTLKPKIEGQKGQEFPTFCYTTNVNKIQMLTPTSQGHTSTVNLAQLTDDNKTCYIAQPFGYANYALVNQMQMGGAGTVGTVAGIATVDSNGRIQVVNKPITNTISNISFKCDVCGLMFSHLTLLNHHKRIHTQDGSDTNNEQITVVTQSQNIVQAQNIVNENGQSLGQIQIVATEQLEPATTQALQQAAEQQQQQQQQQQQQQQHQQQQQQQQQQQQQQHHQQQQPQSITITTTKVTDKLTKCITCGASIPASTKRKGPKLIRCENCINNDNATHIQARQTATQIFVAPDGDVKFEMSEIPSAQSDSMDSIGSQHNIMPVTNTSSGSSNSKQQQNQSGHILPGYYPVKKRNLAAVTKCNKCNGSGVIYIGGQKPAKAGQQEQQKPFHCNICGGSFSRYSSLWSHKKLHSGEKNYKCSICGLAFAKAVYLKNHSRIHTGEKPYKCATCGMQFSQSPHLKNHERTHSGEKPYVCEVCDKGFARHATLWNHRRIHTGEKPYKCDICGSAFSQAAHLKNHAKVHSGEKPFKCDICSAAFADRFALKRHRQIHEKYGQTAPRQPAQVPMEVQIVHKQELPEIEDEDEENVNEVIISGL, translated from the exons ATGGAGGACCTAACAAAGACGATAATGTTTACGACAAATACGCTGCAAAATGGTACACCGACAACGATCCAATATCAAACCAGCGATGGTACACTGAAACCGAAAATCGAAGGACAGAAAGGCCAAGAGTTCCCGACTTTTTGCTACACaacaaatgtaaataaaattcaaatgttaacGCCAACGTCTCAG GGACACACAAGTACCGTTAATCTGGCACAATTAACCGATGATAACAAGACGTGTTATATCGCACAACCATTCGGATATGCCAATTATGCACTGGTGAATCAGATGCAAATGGGTGGTGCTGGTACCGTTGGTACAGTTGCCGGAATTGCTACAGTCGACAGCAATGGTCGTATTCAAGTGGTTAATAAACCCATTACCAACACTATTTCGAACATCAGTTTCAAGTGCGATGTGTGTGGCCTAATGTTTTCGCATTTAACACTGCTGAACCATCACAAACGGATTCACACACAGGACGGCAGTGACACAAACAATGAACAGATTACCGTTGTTACACAGTCGCAAAACATTGTGCAAGCGCAGAATATTGTGAATGAAAACGGTCAAAGCTTAggacaaattcaaattgtcgCTACGGAGCAGTTAGAGCCAGCAACGACACAAGCCTTACAGCAAGCTGCcgaacaacagcaacaacaacaa caacaacaacaa caacaacaacaacatcaacaacaacagcagcagcaacagcagcagcagcaacaacaacaccatcaacaacaacaacctcAATCAATCACAATAACCACAACTAAAGTCACGGACAAATTGACCAAATGTATCACATGTGGTGCATCAATACCGGCCAGTACGAAGCGGAAAGGTCCCAAATTAATCCGTTGCGAGAATTGTATAAACAATGACAATGCCACGCACATCCAAGCTCGCCAAACGGCAACACAAATCTTTGTGGCACCCGACGGCGACGTCAAATTCGAGATGAGTGAAATACCCAGCGCCCAAAGTGATTCAATGGATTCGATCGGTTCGCAGCACAACATTATGCCGGTAACAAACACATCCAGCGGATCGTCGAATTCAAAACAACAGCAAAACCAAAGCGGTCACATATTGCCTGGTTACTATCCGGTGAAAAAGCGCAATTTAGCCGCAGTAACGAAATGCAATAAGTGCAACGGGTCAGGTGTGATATATATTGGTGGTCAGAAGCCGGCAAAAGCCGGTCAACAGGAACAACAGAAACCGTTCCATTGTAACATTTGCGGCGGTTCGTTTTCGCGATATTCGAGTTTGTGGTCGCACAAGAAATTGCACAGCGG CGAGAAAAACTACAAATGTTCCATCTGCGGTCTGGCATTCGCAAAAGCTGTCTATTTAAAGAATCACTCCCGCATCCATACCGGAGAAAAGCCGTACAA ATGTGCCACGTGTGGTATGCAGTTCTCCCAGTCACCGCATTTGAAAAATCACGAGCGTACACACAGCGGTGAAAAGCCGTACGTGTGCGAGGTGTGTGATAAAGGATTTGCCCGCCATGCAACTCTGTGGAATCATCGCAG GATTCACACCGGAGAGAAGCCGTACAAATGTGACATATGTGGATCGGCATTCAGTCAGGCAGCCCATTTAAAGAATCATGCAAAGGTCCATTCCGGAGAGAAG CCATTTAAATGTGATATTTGTTCCGCTGCATTCGCGGATCGTTTTGCATTGAAGAGACATCGacaaattcacgaaaaatatG GACAAACCGCACCCCGTCAACCGGCCCAAGTACCGATGGAGGTACAAATCGTTCACAAGCAAGAACTGCCGGAAATCGAGGATGAAGATGAGGAAAATGTGAACGAAGTGATTATATCAGGATTGTAG